GCCACTTATAGACGTGGGAAGACAAACCTTTTTGAGCTAATATTGTGCCCATTCCAATAAATCTTCAAACCttgtttattctttcttgggttATTATTGGCAAGGTTGGTTACTAATAATATTGATTGGACAAACTGCAGAATCACTCGAATCATCCCTTGTCAATCAATAAAACCCCAAAAGAAGAAAGCTTCAACAAATCAAAAGTAGAATTACCACCAAAAGTCCATGTTGACTGAACCCAAAACATGCAGTAGCACCAGCCATGTCCCGGCTAAGCAGCAACCTCTCCTGGCGAGCAGTGATAATGTGAATGGGGTAATTAAAAACTTTGATATGGAATTGCTGGCACAGAACAGAGGCCAGGCCATGTTGCGctaaggagaaaaagaaaactcgAAGGCATAGTTCTTCGTTCCTTCTTGTCATGTCTTTGTATATCTTGTTATGTCTCTAGCTCATTTGTTTGTCATTTGAAAATTGGACTAAATTCAACATTCATATCTGATATATAGTTTGATATAATGCAAACAGGTATTATAAGTACATCCGATACGAGTCCAGGAAGGCCAGAGCTAATACCAGAAAGAGAGTAAAAGGTCGATTCGTGAAGGCAAGTGAAACTCTTGATCATGTTGAAATGTAATGCTAAAGCTTTGGAGAATTTCATCCCCAAATTCAGTctgcaaatataaatatttccCAGTAGGAATTTCATTTAGATGGCATAATGTCTAAGTTAGTGTGTAGAGCGTATCTCTATTTCTATTGCTTCGTTTGTTAACTCCGATTGATTCTGGCAGTTCGTAGGTTAAATTAATTGGAGttgtttttatgttaaaatacaTGATTGACTTTGGAGAAAATCACATTATCTGTAAATTTTGCCTGCAAAAATGGCATTATTCTCCTACTACTATgaaaacaacttttttattttcctctatttttacGTAGGGAAATGggattataaaaattaaatattagcTATATGTATCAGATTTTTAGGTGATTGATATTTGATACTAATATAGTCAGGTTTTAACATATAGTTTCAGCATGAATCTAAGTCATGCTCATATAAAAACTACTTTAAAAGGAACActagaattttctttctttttttgaaaatgaaatctaAAATAGTTGTACAGGCGGCCTTTGAGTTACTACGGCGACGTATGTGGATTAGGCAGATAATTTAAGGAACTTGCAACTTGCAAGAGCTTGCAAATTGTTTCTTAAGTCttatttgagttaaaaaatcaatattttgcCATAACAAGTCTTAAAAGATTAAAGGGTTTAACTTTGTATTTGATTGTCCATttgagattattattattatttcaaattcGACTATACTTCTACTGCTTTTGTATTGGAAAGTACATTATTCTATCAATTCAGTGGgataattttctcaaaatgCCCAAGTGTTCGTTATTACAAAAACCAACTGTATACACGTACTTAAACATGAATTCATGAATTTGGTATGTTCAATGAGATGCGAAATTAATTTCTTCTATTTAAATTGCTTTTGATatgataattttaaaaagtttggaCAGTTTATAAAAGAGTTCCAAATTCCACATATACAATGGTTGTGACGGCAAAGCCTATTTTAACCTATTCACCAATATCATATTCAGCTACTCACAAACtcaccttctcaaaaaaaaataataataataataataattatcacAAACTCATGAAATGTACAgtaatatgtaattttttagtaatatgttataatcttttttttttttctaaaatttgttaaaataatatattatatttagtCGTATTTAAAAGAAGTAGACTCACCAATTTTCTCTTCTGAGTCCTCTCatcctttttttcccctctttcaTGATTGCATATAACCATCACCCAATTATACTTATGGACACTCTCTCTACAAAGGCAACAATTTATTAAGGTATTTTCTTGTCCATTTACTCTACATTACtacatatgtattttttttctatctcaATTACTCTTCATATGCATGTTTAGGGTGTATTTGGTtgatattgttctttttttagatGCATGATATTCTTCTAACTTACAACTAAACTTTCTAGATTTTTACTATGGTGCAtttcaaacttttctttatcttaatgagattatcataataattaaaGCCCATTACCAATTATAATATTATCTTAACCcatattactttttattatattttgttatatGGAATTTGGTCTTTAAAGTTTGTATGCAAGAGGTAGAATAGGACCAAAGGCCCATTTTGTAAGAGTACTAGGCTCGATTTCCCCTTCTCACAAAAGCCCAGACCATGGTTGTCCATTTGTGCTACAACACGTCTAGCTAGGGCATAATCCAGCAGATTAAAGAAAGTCTctcaataaaaaagaattgagagaggaaaattcaaaaagtgaTGAAATTGGTTGGAAACATTCGGTTGACGTGACACAATAAAAGGGAATCCtctatatttataaaatttaatctgaATTAtggaataaatcttttttttttttttttttgctaggtaatTGGTTATTGCGGGGATAATTCCCGAGTTAGCGGTTTCATGGTAAATTGGATATCACTTGGGCCACAAGACTTAGTGGTAACTATAGAATAAATCTTGTGCATGTAAGCGGAGACTGACAGTGACGGAGTGTGCAAAGATTTTTGAGAGCCTAATTACCTAATCTCTTAGAGGCTGCCTTAAAGTGCTAGTTAAAGGTTTCAAATCAAAAACCTTGTGGATCTCAAGAGGCATTAAGAACCACACTAAGCCAACCTCTTTGAATTAATGAATCCGtttcaaatgaaattttattttccctaAATGTTTTTCAGTATGCTGGCCATGGTTTGgtttgaataattttatttatgggtATCTTAATTTGgccaatatattatatttaaactGTATATGGAAGCAACACTCTAAAAGCCGAAAGGCTAACTCAGCCCAAAAACTGTGTTACTCCAAAGCCGAGGTCTTAGAACTGAAAGCCTTCATTGATTGACAGGTTTATCATgacaaccaaagaaaaagaaacaattcCATTGGTACAATTGCCTGATTTTGCCAAGTTTATTTAAGAACATTGGATATTGGAATTAATCCATGAACCAGCCCGTGTCTGTCCTTGGTAACATGATACATCTGGGAAGATGGTTCTTTTCATGGTACCATAATGCATCTGGGAAGGTGGCAGATATATTGCGAACATTGGTGGGATTGATGGCAGATCCATAGACAGCCTCTGAAAGTTGCTGATTATCTATTAAGTTGACTGTGAACTTAGCCTTATATTCTATGGTTTTCAAAAATCATAACACATAGTATCATAAAATAAAGTAATGGTAACGGATGCCCTTAAAATAATAgttaacaattcatttaaagaaagtttttatagggaaaaaaaaactattaatattttgacagcttttttttatttcccataaaagtagtgtcaaaactttcctaaaatagattgttaaccattGTCCTAAGGGTACTTGTCATATAATTTTACTtcacttttatgtctctctccaaaaacacaaaaaacataaaaatacaagatcaaataagataaaaaagaatctggtaaaacacttgcatcatgagatttcaaaccacgggtaggcaacttaaatttcaatcaaacctcaggtgggtaaagtgtcaaatttcaaacttacAGATAGGTaacttaaatttcggtcaaaCCACAGGTgaataagttgtaatttaaCCTTAACGTAATTGATTGTTAGTGACTGTATATCACTTTTACATCAACCACTTTTTATTTACCTTTCATAGTAGCCACATTTGGATTGTGGCAAAAATTGTGGTATAAATTAAAAGTTGTGTCCACGAAATTTTTCATATACAAATAGAAGTATTAAGTGTGACATAAATGATATATGGCAGATTGGTGGTATCTCTAGATAGTTTTTTCTTATCTACGTGGCTACATCCATAGGATACTTGATATAAGAGTAAACTTGAAGAGTTAAATCTAAAAAAGTGATTTGGAAGAAGATCTAGGGATGAGATTTTCATGGGAGAAATCCTAGGTCAGCCTACCCAGCACACGACACCAATTGTCAAAAGTTAGCACTCAAGCACAACAAAGAATATGGTTCTCATGCCTTAGTACGAAAGCCACTTCCTCGTTTACCAAGCTAAGATTttcaacgaaaaaaaaaaaaaaaaaaaagagctaagATTTTAGGACAAATGTGCTCTATCCACATTTGACGCTACCCAAAGTCTAAAGTCACCACAAatttcacacaaaaacaaaaatcttggTTATAGAAAAATAGGTTTTgattgatgtaaaaaaaaaaaaaaaaaaattggtatcaaTCTTTAGaattataattaaatgattaaatttaccatttcttAATAACTTGATCTTTTAgcacaattaataatttatcaccAATAATGATTTAACATGAAATTGATGTtgcaaaaatcataattttttaccttaataaaaatgaaattaagtcttcctttattttgttgcaaatttttttaacattttatcatttttatttcattataaaatttgGTCAAATCTAAAAATGTTTTACGTTTCCTGTAAAATTAATtgcaaaatgttataaaatgttttatcttAAAGaacttagtaaaatattttacaaaaacacacCGGGTCTCTTCTCCCTTGTGGTGGCCGCGCAAACCCATCTGTGTATTTtgtacttaaaattttttaagtattacATTagacacttaaaaatattttcattacatttatcaatatatatatatatatatatataatttgtggTCACTGTAAAATTTGTCGTCATCTATTGTTTGACGCTGGATCAACTGAGCCGATGCACTGAGTCCAGTTGAAATAAACAAACATTTAACGACTTGTACACGTATTTTTCTTAAAGTCCAAAAATATTACCACGGGCTCCTTTAACAACGCGGAGACTTCTGCGTCTCCGCCATGTGAGACATGTCTCGGTCCCTGAGCTTTCCTAGTCCCAGattctctctttatctctctctctttgactctGAGATGTCCATATTAACATGTCCATTGCACCCAGGAACCTTCATAGCTCTCTCACTCCTATCTTCTCTCTGTAACCAGTAAGTCATTTCAATCTTGTCTCTTcagttatatatttatttatttgtgtataTTTGTCATGCTCAGTTGctctgatctctctctcttgcacTTAAACTCATTTATCCAGTTGTACTAGTTTTCTATTGTTCTTTTTAgtactgggtttttttttttttttttttttaatattcaataTGAATCtacctgtttttttttttttttttgtcccttcTGTTTCCACAACTACTAATGAAGGATTTTATTCAATCTTGTACCTTCGAATCCACATCCCAACTAacgtttccttttctttattcatttcTCACCCACTTCACTAGAACTGATTATTAGCATACTTCTCAGAATGTGTGTTTGTTCTCATTTCTTCAAGTTCTTTTAGTCTCATTGTTTTGCTTGTAGGAGCTAAAAAATATAGAGTTGGATGATTGGTTTTTGTGTAGGATGTTATGCTTGAAACCAATTCCCACCAAGAAAAATGGGGTGCACTACTTCTATATATGCTGttggaaggaagaagaagaagagtgtcCCCGAAGTCGTGGTCTTTGTCCCGTCAATGCGAATTCCAGTGCAATCTGATCTTCTAAGGCCGCTTAGAGGGCTAATTCCAAAAGATCTTGCAGATAGGTTGTCTTGCCTTCGGAATCAGATTGTTTTGGTGGCAGAAGATACTGGTCTGGTCTTACATTTATATTTCTAGTATTGCTGAATTTCTGTTTATTCTTTAtgttctgtttggttgctgaggaAATGTAGGAAACGAATAGGTACTGGAATATCATATTGGAGATGTTTTATTATGTTGGACTTGAGTAAACACATTTGGCTTAGTTAGGATGAGCTTTTATATCTTAGAAATTCTTGTAGTTACAGTATTCTATCAGCAACCAAATGAATCATGAATATAAAAGTGTCCTTACTGAGTAGAAATAGTACTTCTTGCAGGTGGATCTGCAATAACTGAACTACTGCGAGCACTTGAGGagtatttgtgtgttttgattGGACTCACTAAGAAAGgtatcataattcataactcatctctctctctcccagaGTTTCAAATGGAAAATAACCAGCATATGTAACAGAATATGGTGTTGAGGGACTCATAAAATTCAAATGGAAGAATTTGGAAGATGGACGACATGTAAGACAATCAGAAATTCATTCTTGAATTTAACATAATTTGCTTTGGTTGTTTCTAGTATTGTAACTggggtttgaaatttgatagCAGGAAACATGTATAGCAAACTCCTGGTTTGAAGTACTATCAGTTGTTCACCTAATGGCAATGCTGACTTTGCTGGAGGCTGACTCGTTAATGATCCCTAAGGACCATTCTGGTTCTGGTATAAGGGTTGTATCTTCAGGTTTATATTTATCCATATCAATTCCATGTTTTCCCTTCAATTCTTTGTGGAGCCAATTTCCATTAGATATTCTATATGTTGACTAATCAATTGTCATTTAAATGCCTACAACTAGATTGCAAGAGGGATGCTGTTGATTTGTTACTTAAGGCAGCAGCGTACCTGGAGTTTTGTGTCCGGGATGTTCTGGTTCATATACCACCAGATATCAAGTATGTTAACATATTCCAGAGCTTTGGACTCCTTTATGCAGCTCTTACATTAAATTTTATAGGAGTAATTAACGAATTATATGCATATACCCAGGAAAAGGTTGCCAACAGATTTGCAGGATGGTGTACTGGAGGCTATTTCTATTCAAGCACTAGGCCAGGTATTCATCACTCAAggtcttcaattttttttgtcttttgatttttgaaatttccaaGCACGAAACACCAACATGCACACAGAACACTAAGAATTTAACTTACCCCCCAAAAATATTGACTgcttaccaaaagaaaaaacagaacaaCATGCACACAGAAGTTAATTCATATATTTGGTCCTTTTTCTCCTTTATCTAATTTTACTTCTGATTATTTATGGGTAATTATCTAATTCACATACTAATTGTTATAGTCTAAACTGAGTTAAAAAGACTTCCTTGATAATGATTTTGATAACACATTCAGGGAACTGAAATTCAGCTTGGTTTAGCTGTTGAATGTCAAAAGGCCACATTATCAGTGAAGAGGAGGTTGGCATGTGAAGAGCTGAGCTATTTTAGTCAGGTCTGTCTATTCTCATCTTTCATGAGCAAAAAGCTGAACTCATCATCAAGCTCTTAAATTATGCTTATTATCTGCATGAACTATATTTCGAGAACCCTGTTTAATACAGAGTTCATTTCAATGTGATGAGCCTAATAGATCCGAATAACCTTTCAAGTGGCCTTAATTTTGTTTAGCgtagttttctcaaaaaatatttgCTTGTTTGTGTAGTTCTCACATGGTTTAGTGTACTTCTCCTATGTTTGATCAGGCTTATCACCGCTTGTCAGAATGTGACATGGACACCAATAATGGGTATGGAAAGAAGCTTCTTTTGTTCATCAAATGGAAATTCCTTGAAGCAAAGGTTTTCAATGCTATCAATATCAAACTCTCATTATAATTTGTTCTCCTAGCCATGTTCAGTAACTGTTGTCTATCTGATTCTAACTATTCTATATTATATCATCAGGCTGCAGCTTACTACTACCACGGTCTAATCCTTGACAAGGGTAATGAACCATCAGGTCATGTTAGTGCTGTGTGTTGTTTTCTTGCCGCTGAAGAAATTTTGTCAGAGTGCAAGAAGGCCTGCTTGAGCTTTTGCCTTGCAACTCCTGTCACCAGGTTGGTTTTGATTAGTACTGTAATGCATAGGTTATTATCTATGTACTCAAGTCACCATTTAAGAAAGGCCAAAATACATTGTCGGTCCCTAAACTTTAGCCCATTACtgattttaaactttgaattttaaagTAATTGCTTTTAGTCTCTAATAAACTTGAAGTGATCGCTATTAGTCCCTAAAACTTAAAGCGATCACTTTTAGTCCCATATGTGTGCAATGGAGTGGTGAAATTTTACTTTATAGTTTGGCTACACCATTTTAGGGACTGAAAGTAATCACTTTAAATTTTATGGATTAAAATGGATCGTAGGCTAAAGTTTAGGGATTAATAGTGTATTTTCCcctctaagaaattttttttttttttttgctcacaattttgtttttccttttggcAAGGGCTCCTCCACTCTGGGGATCAATGAAGCATTTACAACAGAAAATTCCTGAAGTTGCATCAAGGAAGTCTCAGATGTATGGCTATCTCTTAGAACAAGAAAAGTAAGGAATTTCCAAAGCAATCCTCATCTAAGTTTCTTTGATTTCCTCTCCTGAATACTATTAACTAAAAGATGAATATCgaaattttatacaaaaattttatattggCGATGATGCAGGGCTCTCCAAGCATTGCCCGACCTACCAGATTTCCAATTGTCATTAAGACCTGATGACTATCAACTGCCTGAAATTGATCCAGCATGGGATAGTGAAAAATGGGAAATTCAGGGTCAGCCTCTAAAAGAACACCTCAAGGATAGTGAAGATGAAGTTGAAACTGAATGAACGCTTACATGACCTCTTCTCATTTACAGTAGTCGGATGCCAAATTTGCCAACTAAACTTCCTTACGTTTTTATAAAAGCTAATATAATTACTACAGAACAGAAACAAGTCATGAATGTTTGTATCTTactatgctctctctctctcaccttcCGAACTCCATTTTACTGCTATTTAATCTCAGTGGCACGTGACATAGACGTTCAATGTCCACATCTTGGTAATTGTTTAATTGTTCCTTAACAGTTCAACACCATCAATATGACACCTTGTACAGTTAATCTATAACCAAGACCAAGAGGGCAGTTTTCATTCTATTTTAGTGCTTCCCTTCATTATAACACCCTAGATTAATACTAAATATAccacatcaaaatttaattttaaaatggcAAGAGCCTTGTTACTTAATTGGCACATTCTTGTACTTTTAACATAAACATCCGGGTCAAACAAAATGAATTCAACAGTGGTAAACTCAAAATCAAATGCAGCTTCACATAACAAGAGATTATTAAGGAGCAGAAGCAGAAAACCCCAACATTataatctttcttttgttaaaaacaaaacataacttCCCTACATTATGATGTAGCCCCAACTGGGTGTTTTCAACTAATCGTTATGTTCTTTGGTGATTTCACTCAGTACCTCGAGACCTGAGCTTGGTGGCAGAAACAATTGTAAGAGTCAAGTATGCAAAGAAAGCCAGATAAGAGAAAACCACAGATACCACAGTTCTGTTGCAAAACTTGGTCACTCGGTCACACACGGATCCCCAACCTATCTGGACTTCTCCATAACGACCAATGTAACCAACTGCAGTTGCCGCAGCACATCCAGATATCATCAAAATCATCATCGCctgtaatataattttatattcattATACATTATACATTATACATTATACATTATAcattatacatatacatatacatatacaatgCTATACATTATACATATACAATTAgttgtaaaaggaaaaaaagtataCAAAATAATGTGACATGGGATGGACTGTGTCACAGTGTTTACATGGTTCAAACGAAGCATTAAAATACTAGCATTAGAgagtatagttttttttattattattataattttcttttttcttttgaatcatTCAAATCTTGCTTACCATGTCATgcaaaaataggaaaaaatagTTGGTGGGGCGTGACTCCGAGCGGTACTGAAGGTAAACAAAGATCAATGACAATGCAGAGAAGACACAAACCACTGCTTCAGCACCAACCAAGAATCTGTGAGAGAAACAACAGTAATGGGTTCAATAGCCTTCTAAAATTTAGtagattaaaaacaaaaagacttaatttttttcaaaggttTATACTTGTATTAGTACATACTTTAAGGCAGATGAGTAGGAATAGCTGGCTTTGAATGGGAAACCAAACATCACGATGGATTGGGAGCTGGTGACCATTACAGATATTGCAATTACTAGGAAAATAATGGTTAAGACTCTGAAAGTGGTTTGGAGAATCAAGAACTCTCTCTTTGATGAGCTTGTCAGGCCTAAAAAAGATTCCAGTTTCTGCATTAAGGAACTTTTCCCAATTATCTGGGAAGCCATgtggaaagaaaaaaggggtCTTTTTGCAAACAGAAGAAAACTTTCAAAACAAGGGCAATGAAACAGGGAAAAAAATCAGAACTTTGTGAACGACTTTgtgagagatatatatatatagagagagagagagagagagagagtattagTTATAGAGTGAGACAAAAGTTCGAGTTTGGGGGCACAGCACTTGTTTAAAAAGCAAAGAGAGTACCCATTTGCATTGGGcagttttgaaatttgataatttgaggCCCAATTCAATCTAGTCTGGACTAGAAATAGAACCCAAACCTAAAAATAAGACACATCTTATATTTATccaccccaaaaaataaaaagactcaGACAAACCTGAAGaggcaaaataaataaataatagtgaAAGGGGTCTAAGGTTTAAGCTATAGGTTGTGAATCTGGTGCTGGGTTGGATACTTGGATCGGGTAATCTATAACTCCCCAGCCCACTCATATCTTGAATTGGATTGCACCATACAAGTCTGGCTAGCTAGGTGCCTAGGTTAGGCCTCGGTGATtgagtaattttattgaaaagaaatTGCTAAAGTGGTTGCTTGGCCAAAATAAGCATTTGTCCATTTCGCccaaaacaagtagcaaaatgTCCATTTTCTGAAACTATCTAGCAAAATGTCCCTGTtatgaaactcgatttttaaaaaatcaaatttcaatgaaaaacttaatttaatgaaaatcaaGTTACTTGCAAAATGttacatggaactcaagttacatgtatttttttttttttttttttaagttttttgccaataactcgattttctaaaaattgagtttttcattgaaactcgatttttagaaaatcgggTTTAAAACAGGAGCATAtggctaaatagtttcagaataGAGACATTTTACTACTTGTTTTGAGCGAAATgagcaaatgcccattttggccgtGGTTGCTTCTACTTCTACACAACCTTTTTAACTCCAAACGTCAAGAGCCAAAGTGGCCTATTGAATGCTCTTTCGCAATTTCAATCAAAAACCAATATAGTTACTCCCTTAAGTAATAAAAAACAgcattctcacaaaaaaaaaaaaagtaataataaacaGTGATTGCAATGTATTccaattaaaatgaaattcttGAAAAGTTAGGTTACCTAATGGAAGTAAGTCTTAGATTACAAAGTAAATAGCTATTCTAGACAACTTAAGGGTGATACTACCCTTATCATAAATATAGTTCTTAGTAGTGTTGATTTGGTGATTCTTACTTCTTAGTAGGTTTTGCAAC
This DNA window, taken from Quercus robur chromosome 2, dhQueRobu3.1, whole genome shotgun sequence, encodes the following:
- the LOC126714538 gene encoding uncharacterized protein LOC126714538 isoform X1; amino-acid sequence: MGCTTSIYAVGRKKKKSVPEVVVFVPSMRIPVQSDLLRPLRGLIPKDLADRLSCLRNQIVLVAEDTGGSAITELLRALEEYLCVLIGLTKKEYGVEGLIKFKWKNLEDGRHQETCIANSWFEVLSVVHLMAMLTLLEADSLMIPKDHSGSGIRVVSSDCKRDAVDLLLKAAAYLEFCVRDVLVHIPPDIKKRLPTDLQDGVLEAISIQALGQGTEIQLGLAVECQKATLSVKRRLACEELSYFSQAYHRLSECDMDTNNGYGKKLLLFIKWKFLEAKAAAYYYHGLILDKGNEPSGHVSAVCCFLAAEEILSECKKACLSFCLATPVTRAPPLWGSMKHLQQKIPEVASRKSQMYGYLLEQEKALQALPDLPDFQLSLRPDDYQLPEIDPAWDSEKWEIQGQPLKEHLKDSEDEVETE
- the LOC126714538 gene encoding uncharacterized protein LOC126714538 isoform X2, which gives rise to MGCTTSIYAVGRKKKKSVPEVVVFVPSMRIPVQSDLLRPLRGLIPKDLADRLSCLRNQIVLVAEDTGGSAITELLRALEEYLCVLIGLTKKEYGVEGLIKFKWKNLEDGRHETCIANSWFEVLSVVHLMAMLTLLEADSLMIPKDHSGSGIRVVSSDCKRDAVDLLLKAAAYLEFCVRDVLVHIPPDIKKRLPTDLQDGVLEAISIQALGQGTEIQLGLAVECQKATLSVKRRLACEELSYFSQAYHRLSECDMDTNNGYGKKLLLFIKWKFLEAKAAAYYYHGLILDKGNEPSGHVSAVCCFLAAEEILSECKKACLSFCLATPVTRAPPLWGSMKHLQQKIPEVASRKSQMYGYLLEQEKALQALPDLPDFQLSLRPDDYQLPEIDPAWDSEKWEIQGQPLKEHLKDSEDEVETE
- the LOC126714539 gene encoding CASP-like protein 1F2, with protein sequence MASQIIGKSSLMQKLESFLGLTSSSKREFLILQTTFRVLTIIFLVIAISVMVTSSQSIVMFGFPFKASYSYSSALKFLVGAEAVVCVFSALSLIFVYLQYRSESRPTNYFFLFLHDMAMMILMISGCAAATAVGYIGRYGEVQIGWGSVCDRVTKFCNRTVVSVVFSYLAFFAYLTLTIVSATKLRSRGTE